Proteins encoded by one window of Glycine soja cultivar W05 chromosome 15, ASM419377v2, whole genome shotgun sequence:
- the LOC114387442 gene encoding MLO-like protein 6 isoform X2 yields the protein MFPRGKVSLLSREGVREQQYFIFYLARCHVVSSFLTFGLGLAKIRRSESWEGETRTLEYQFAYDPRRYQLTGQTPFGKRHLNYWSNNSVMYWPVCLVRQFYRSVPRVDYFTLRHGFIMAHFSEESNFDFQKYIERALEKDFGVVVGLRWWIWIFSVLYIFFNANARFCSAAFYSHFWQPFIPLMVL from the exons ATGTTTCCACGGGGGAAAGTATCATTATTGTCGAGGGAAGGTGTAAGAGAGCAGCAATACTTCATCTTTTATCTGGCTAGGTGTCATGTTGTTTCCAGCTTCCTCACCTTTGGTCTTGGATTGGCGAAG ATTAGGCGTTCGGAGTCTTGGGAAGGAGAAACTAGAACATTGGAATATCAGTTTGCATATG ATCCACGGAGGTATCAGCTCACTGGTCAGACACCATTTGGAAAGCGGCATCTTAACTATTGGAGTAACAATTCTGTAATGTATTGGCCA GTCTGTCTTGTTAGACAATTTTATAGATCTGTCCCCAGGGTTGATTACTTCACTCTTAGACATGGATTCATCATG GCTCATTTTTCAGAAGAAAGTAACTTTGATTTCCAAAAATATATAGAACGGGCTCTGGAGAAAGATTTTGGAGTTGTCGTGGGATTACG CTGGTGGATTTGGATCTTCTCTGTACTTTACATATTCTTCAATGCAAATG cccGTTTTTGTTCTGCAGCATTCTACAGCCATTTCTGGCAGCCTTTTATTCCGCTAATG GTGCTTTAA
- the LOC114387442 gene encoding MLO-like protein 6 isoform X3, producing MFPRGKVSLLSREGVREQQYFIFYLARCHVVSSFLTFGLGLAKIRRSESWEGETRTLEYQFAYDPRRYQLTGQTPFGKRHLNYWSNNSVMYWPVCLVRQFYRSVPRVDYFTLRHGFIMAHFSEESNFDFQKYIERALEKDFGVVVGLRWWIWIFSVLYIFFNANAFYSHFWQPFIPLMVL from the exons ATGTTTCCACGGGGGAAAGTATCATTATTGTCGAGGGAAGGTGTAAGAGAGCAGCAATACTTCATCTTTTATCTGGCTAGGTGTCATGTTGTTTCCAGCTTCCTCACCTTTGGTCTTGGATTGGCGAAG ATTAGGCGTTCGGAGTCTTGGGAAGGAGAAACTAGAACATTGGAATATCAGTTTGCATATG ATCCACGGAGGTATCAGCTCACTGGTCAGACACCATTTGGAAAGCGGCATCTTAACTATTGGAGTAACAATTCTGTAATGTATTGGCCA GTCTGTCTTGTTAGACAATTTTATAGATCTGTCCCCAGGGTTGATTACTTCACTCTTAGACATGGATTCATCATG GCTCATTTTTCAGAAGAAAGTAACTTTGATTTCCAAAAATATATAGAACGGGCTCTGGAGAAAGATTTTGGAGTTGTCGTGGGATTACG CTGGTGGATTTGGATCTTCTCTGTACTTTACATATTCTTCAATGCAAATG CATTCTACAGCCATTTCTGGCAGCCTTTTATTCCGCTAATG GTGCTTTAA
- the LOC114387442 gene encoding MLO-like protein 6 isoform X1 yields the protein MFPRGKVSLLSREGVREQQYFIFYLARCHVVSSFLTFGLGLAKIRRSESWEGETRTLEYQFAYDPRRYQLTGQTPFGKRHLNYWSNNSVMYWPVCLVRQFYRSVPRVDYFTLRHGFIMAHFSEESNFDFQKYIERALEKDFGVVVGLRWWIWIFSVLYIFFNANARFCSAAFYSHFWQPFIPLMVRIA from the exons ATGTTTCCACGGGGGAAAGTATCATTATTGTCGAGGGAAGGTGTAAGAGAGCAGCAATACTTCATCTTTTATCTGGCTAGGTGTCATGTTGTTTCCAGCTTCCTCACCTTTGGTCTTGGATTGGCGAAG ATTAGGCGTTCGGAGTCTTGGGAAGGAGAAACTAGAACATTGGAATATCAGTTTGCATATG ATCCACGGAGGTATCAGCTCACTGGTCAGACACCATTTGGAAAGCGGCATCTTAACTATTGGAGTAACAATTCTGTAATGTATTGGCCA GTCTGTCTTGTTAGACAATTTTATAGATCTGTCCCCAGGGTTGATTACTTCACTCTTAGACATGGATTCATCATG GCTCATTTTTCAGAAGAAAGTAACTTTGATTTCCAAAAATATATAGAACGGGCTCTGGAGAAAGATTTTGGAGTTGTCGTGGGATTACG CTGGTGGATTTGGATCTTCTCTGTACTTTACATATTCTTCAATGCAAATG cccGTTTTTGTTCTGCAGCATTCTACAGCCATTTCTGGCAGCCTTTTATTCCGCTAATGGTCAGAATAGCTTA G
- the LOC114387442 gene encoding MLO-like protein 2 isoform X4 — translation MLFPASSPLVLDWRSDRPWKHMQIRRSESWEGETRTLEYQFAYDPRRYQLTGQTPFGKRHLNYWSNNSVMYWPVCLVRQFYRSVPRVDYFTLRHGFIMAHFSEESNFDFQKYIERALEKDFGVVVGLRWWIWIFSVLYIFFNANARFCSAAFYSHFWQPFIPLMVRIA, via the exons ATGTTGTTTCCAGCTTCCTCACCTTTGGTCTTGGATTGGCGAAG TGACCGTCCTTGGAAGCATATGCAGATTAGGCGTTCGGAGTCTTGGGAAGGAGAAACTAGAACATTGGAATATCAGTTTGCATATG ATCCACGGAGGTATCAGCTCACTGGTCAGACACCATTTGGAAAGCGGCATCTTAACTATTGGAGTAACAATTCTGTAATGTATTGGCCA GTCTGTCTTGTTAGACAATTTTATAGATCTGTCCCCAGGGTTGATTACTTCACTCTTAGACATGGATTCATCATG GCTCATTTTTCAGAAGAAAGTAACTTTGATTTCCAAAAATATATAGAACGGGCTCTGGAGAAAGATTTTGGAGTTGTCGTGGGATTACG CTGGTGGATTTGGATCTTCTCTGTACTTTACATATTCTTCAATGCAAATG cccGTTTTTGTTCTGCAGCATTCTACAGCCATTTCTGGCAGCCTTTTATTCCGCTAATGGTCAGAATAGCTTA G
- the LOC114388112 gene encoding auxin response factor 3-like, which yields MGLIDLNTTEDDEAAPLSASSSHSGISTSASTLVVSPPPSVCLELWHACAGPLISLPKRGSVVVYLPQGHFEHVQDFPVNAFDIPPHVFCRVLDVKLHAEEGSDEVYCQVLLVPESEQVEHSLREGEIVADGEEEDTGATVKSTTPHMFCKTLTASDTSTHGGFSVPRRAAEDCFPPLDYSQQRPSQELVAKDLHGLEWRFRHIYRGQPRRHLLTTGWSAFVNKKKLVSGDAVLFLRGNDGELRLGIRRAAQLKWAGSFAVPSGQQLNPATLMDVVNALSTRCAFSVCYNPRFSSSEFIIPVHKFLESLDCSYSVGMRFRMRFETEDAADRRFTGLIAGISDVDPVRWLGSKWRCLLVRWDDIEAARHNRVSPWEIEPSGSASNSSNLMAAGLKRNRIEMTSAKLEFPNPNGIQTSDFGESLRFRKVLQGQEILGVNTPPFDGINAQSPWLYELGRCYPGSNCSGIPPTGNNIRVPHPASDFSCNGIGFSESFRFQKVLQGQEILPSQPYGRALSIEEARANGRYGFYDGCQLLNSRNGWSAQMHDNASHLHASVTPAQVSSPSSVLMFQQAVNPVSNCDYSINKCNKEMEGRIHYQGLYTSEMKGRTLASSPSDDLIVSRRAPEGASSIGMFDVHNQLGSSQLHESVSALRSSQKLVSSCKSSCRLFGFSLTEDTHVANEEVSASTITLPLSSGPSFTRLVEDEFHPGHSHPSKAVGSNCTKSVLQY from the exons ATGGGGTTGATCGATCTGAACACCACGGAGGATGATGAAGCTGCTCCATTatctgcttcttcttctcacTCGGGGATAAGCACTTCTGCTTCAACCTTGGTTGTTTCTCCTCCTCCTTCTGTGTGCTTGGAACTGTGGCACGCGTGTGCGGGCCCTTTGATCTCTCTGCCTAAGAGAGGAAGTGTTGTTGTTTACTTGCCACAGGGACACTTTGAGCATGTTCAGGATTTTCCGGTCAATGCTTTTGATATCCCACCCCATGTGTTCTGTCGTGTTCTTGATGTCAAGCTCCAT GCAGAGGAAGGGAGTGATGAAGTGTACTGCCAAGTGTTGTTGGTTCCTGAAAGTGAG CAAGTGGAGCATAGCTTGCGGGAAGGGGAAATTGTTGCTGATGGGGAAGAGGAGGATACTGGAGCTACGGTGAAGTCAACAACTCCCCATATGTTCTGCAAGACTCTCACAGCTTCAGACACCAGCACTCATGGTGGATTCTCAGTTCCCCGTCGGGCAGCTGAAGATTGCTTTCCTCCCCTG GATTACAGTCAACAGAGACCTTCACAAGAACTTGTGGCAAAGGATCTTCATGGCCTGGAATGGAGGTTTCGTCATATATATAGGG GCCAACCACGGAGGCATTTGCTCACAACTGGGTGGAGTGCATTTGTGAACAAAAAGAAGCTTGTTTCTGGAGATGCTGTATTGTTTCTTAG GGGCAATGATGGAGAACTGAGATTAGGGATTCGCAGGGCAGCTCAGTTGAAATGGGCTGGTTCCTTTGCAGTTCCCTCAGGTCAGCAATTGAATCCTGCAACTCTCATGGATGTTGTTAATGCATTATCTACAAGATGTGCATTTAGTGTTTGCTATAATCCAAg GTTCAGCTCTTCGGAATTCATCATACCTGTTCACAAATTCTTAGAGAGCCTTGACTGTTCTTATTCAGTTGGAATGAGGTTCAGGATGCGTTTTGAAACTGAAGATGCGGCAGATCGAAG ATTCACTGGATTAATTGCTGGAATTAGTGATGTTGATCCTGTTAGATGGCTCGGATCAAAATGGAGATGCCTACTG GTAAGGTGGGATGACATAGAAGCTGCTAGGCACAATAGGGTTTCCCCATGGGAAATTGAGCCATCTGGTTCTGCTTCAAATTCCAGTAACTTGATGGCAGCTGGTTTGAAGAGGAACAGGATTGAAATGACTTCAGCAAAACTGGAATTTCCCAATCCCA atGGGATTCAAACATCAGACTTTGGGGAATCGTTAAGGTTCCGGAAGGTCTTGCAAGGTCAAGAAATTTTGGGTGTTAATACTCCCCCCTTTGATGGTATTAATGCTCAGAGTCCCTGGTTATACGAGTTAGGGAGGTGCTATCCTGGTTCAAACTGTTCTGGGATTCCTCCAACAGGAAATAACATCAGAGTGCCGCATCCGGCATCTGATTTTTCCTGCAATGGCATAGGCTTTAGTGAATCTTTCCGGTTCCAGAAGGTCTTGCAAGGTCAAGAAATTCTTCCAAGCCAACCATATGGAAGAGCCTTATCTATTGAGGAGGCTCGAGCAAATGGTCGCTATGGATTTTATGATGGCTGTCAGTTACTTAACTCCAGAAATGGATGGTCTGCACAGATGCATGACAATGCTTCACATTTGCATGCATCTGTTACACCTGCGCAAGTGTCATCTCCATCATCTGTGTTAATGTTCCAGCAAGCAGTTAATCCAGTTTCAAACTGTGATTATAGCATTAACAAATGTAATAAGGAAATGGAGGGTAGAATCCATTATCAAGGCTTATACACATCTGAAATGAAAGGTAGAACATTGGCATCTTCCCCATCTGACGATCTTATTGTATCTAGGCGAGCTCCAGAGGGTGCTAGTTCTATAGGTATGTTTGATGTTCATAATCAGTTGGGTAGTTCACAGTTACATGAATCAGTGTCAGCATTGAGAAGCAGTCAAAAGTTGGTTTCCTCATGTAAAAGTAGTTGCAGACTCTTTGGTTTTTCATTGACTGAGGACACACATGTTGCAAATGAAGAGGTATCAGCCTCTACCATCACTTTACCATTGAGTTCTGGACCTTCGTTTACTAGACTTGTTGAAGATGAGTTCCATCCTGGCCATTCGCATCCGAGTAAGGCGGTTGGAAGTAACTGCACCAAG AGTGTATTGCAGTATTGA